The DNA region cggcgacggcgccacCCAAGAGGCGAGGGCACTGGTTGTCCACGCAGGCGATGCCCTCACGCAGGGCGATctcgagcagggcggcgcGCGAGACGAGGTTGGTCATGGAGAGGGAGCCGGCGCGGCggttctccttcttccaggcgtcgagggcggcgatctcgccgATGATCTGGAGAACCCAGCTCTGGCAGCCAAAGTACTCCTCGAGGCGCAGGCGCGGCTCGAGCTCGTGGCACGCTTCGCGGCGCGGGGCtaggaggtggtggtggtagggCTGCAGGGCGGGGGCGCGCTCGAGGGCGGTGGCGGAGATGATGTCAAAGTAGAGGAGCGAGGCAGTGAAGAAGCGCAGGGCGGCCTGGTCGGAGCTCCAGGGCTTGTGGGAGCCCGGGGGGAAGTGGACGTCGGCGAGTAAGGGGATGGCCATGTGCTGCATGGTGGGGTCCCAGAGGTCGGGCCGTGGCAGGATCTGCTGGaagacgacggtggcggcgtcgaggtgcATGTGCCAGTGGTCGTTGGTGGCAAGGGTGACGTCGAAGATGAGCAGCTGGACGATGCTCTCGAGGACGCGGCAGCCCTGGCGGAGCtggtcctcgacgccgccctcgttgATGCGGGCCATGTCGGCGCGGAGCTCGCGcagggcgaggtcgagctggTGCTGCAGGCTGGAGACGGACTTCATGCGGCAGGGGGCGTGCTCGACCTGGGCGCCGGtgaggacgacgccgaagaagTGGGACGAGAGGCTGAGGGCGGTGTGGTAGAGGGCCTTGTTGTGGTTGAGGACGTTGAGGAGccagccgcggccgccctcgagcagggcgGGCTTGtagaaggggaagaggaaggggaagacgTAGTCGAGGTAGATCATGATGAAGCTGAGGTTGgagtcgtcggcgaaggGGGGCACCGACGCCGTCTGATCGGCGGTGACGGGGACGGAGGGGTGGGACGCCGGGAGGGGAGTCGGGGCCGGAGCcggggccgaggccggggtGTGGGCGACGGCCGGAGGACTGCTGGTGGATGAGCTCGGGTGAGCGGACCATTCCGGCGTGGGCTGGCGCATCATCTGGttgggcggcgaggcgctgccgccgggcACGGCCATGTCGTGGATTGACGACTTGATGGAGCTCATCTGATAGAGCGGGCTCGACGAGTCGCCCGGCGTGTCGTTGACGGTCGACGGGCTGTTGGAATCGGTGGCCTTGGAGGAACCGCCATCGATGCTTAGGGCGGGAACGGGGGGGATgtcgtggtggtgatgttgatgcgcgtggtggttgtggtcgtcgtcgccgggggTGTGGCCGGCGCTGGgatcgacgtcgaggctCTGCAGGTACTTGCGCTCGCGGCGGTTGTTGGCCTGGATCTTGACCTGCTTC from Colletotrichum higginsianum IMI 349063 chromosome 4, whole genome shotgun sequence includes:
- a CDS encoding C6 transcription factor, with protein sequence MFSRNRDMTHMSSLSGLRTRFKNSMSSSSSSAKIRSSEGCWTCRLRRKKCDEARPVCDGCAQLEITCYYSDVKPDWMDGAERQKEMADNLKKQVKIQANNRRERKYLQSLDVDPSAGHTPGDDDHNHHAHQHHHHDIPPVPALSIDGGSSKATDSNSPSTVNDTPGDSSSPLYQMSSIKSSIHDMAVPGGSASPPNQMMRQPTPEWSAHPSSSTSSPPAVAHTPASAPAPAPTPLPASHPSVPVTADQTASVPPFADDSNLSFIMIYLDYVFPFLFPFYKPALLEGGRGWLLNVLNHNKALYHTALSLSSHFFGVVLTGAQVEHAPCRMKSVSSLQHQLDLALRELRADMARINEGGVEDQLRQGCRVLESIVQLLIFDVTLATNDHWHMHLDAATVVFQQILPRPDLWDPTMQHMAIPLLADVHFPPGSHKPWSSDQAALRFFTASLLYFDIISATALERAPALQPYHHHLLAPRREACHELEPRLRLEEYFGCQSWNVWARRDSIDESWDLAACFKIMGHAVLLT